A genomic stretch from Longimicrobium sp. includes:
- a CDS encoding M13-type metalloendopeptidase: MTPPRQLGLLRRSGVVAALAATSLAGTLAAQAGNPALGFDRRNFDTSVRPQDDFFRYVNGGWLKTTQIPADRSSFGSFVELRDRSEESLRAIIDEAAAARNAQPGSETQKVGDLYRSFMDSARIEAAGITPIRPELARIAALRDRAALPELFAHLQRIGVQTPFGFGVGQDARQATRYIASAGQSGLGLPDRDYYLKQDPKLVAARAAYQTYVETLLRLSGDRDPAGGARAVLALETALAEKQWDRARSRDREASYNLRTVAQLDSMMPGFSWTRFLRAVGAESTPGVVVRQPDYMTAMNQIIAATPVPVLRQYLTVKLVDNYASALSSPFVNAQFAYRGRALQGLEANRPRWKRGVGLVEGALGEAAGRLYVQRNFRPESRARMQELVANLRSAFQTSIDSLEWMSPATKVQAQAKLAKFNVKIGYPDQWRDYSALEIRPGDLAGNLRRIAGFGHNRMIRRLGQPIDRGEWGMTPQTVNAYYSPTMNEIVFPAAILQPPFFNPAADDAVNYGGIGTVIGHEISHGFDDQGRRSDGEGNLRDWWTEADNEAFKQRADVLVAQYGAYSPAPGLTLNGRLTLGENIGDLSGIAMAYRAYKKSLNGREAPVIDGLTGDQRFFIGFAQIWRTLMREDALRQQVMTDPHSPGEYRTNGVLRNIPEFYAAFNVQPGDKMYLPPEQRVRIW, from the coding sequence ATGACACCTCCCAGGCAGCTCGGCCTGCTGCGGCGCTCCGGCGTCGTGGCAGCGCTGGCGGCGACCAGCCTCGCCGGCACCCTCGCCGCGCAGGCGGGCAACCCCGCGCTCGGCTTCGACCGCCGCAACTTCGACACGAGCGTCCGCCCGCAGGACGACTTCTTCCGCTACGTCAACGGCGGCTGGCTCAAGACCACGCAGATCCCGGCCGACCGCTCCAGCTTCGGCTCCTTCGTGGAGCTGCGCGACCGCAGCGAAGAGTCTCTCCGCGCCATCATCGACGAGGCCGCCGCCGCCCGCAACGCGCAGCCGGGCTCCGAGACGCAGAAGGTGGGCGACCTCTACCGCAGCTTCATGGACTCGGCGCGGATCGAGGCGGCCGGCATCACGCCGATCCGCCCCGAACTGGCCCGCATCGCCGCGCTCCGCGACCGCGCCGCGCTTCCGGAGCTCTTTGCGCACCTGCAGCGCATCGGCGTGCAGACGCCGTTCGGCTTCGGCGTGGGGCAGGATGCCCGCCAGGCGACCCGCTACATCGCGTCGGCCGGGCAGAGCGGGCTGGGGCTTCCGGACCGCGACTACTACCTGAAGCAGGACCCCAAGCTCGTCGCCGCCCGCGCCGCGTACCAGACGTACGTGGAGACGCTGCTGCGCCTGTCCGGCGATCGCGACCCCGCCGGCGGCGCCCGCGCCGTGCTGGCGCTGGAGACGGCGCTGGCCGAGAAGCAGTGGGACCGCGCCCGCAGCCGCGACCGCGAGGCGAGCTACAACCTGCGCACCGTCGCCCAGCTCGACTCCATGATGCCGGGCTTCTCCTGGACGCGCTTCCTGCGCGCCGTCGGCGCGGAGAGCACGCCGGGCGTCGTCGTGCGCCAGCCGGACTACATGACGGCGATGAACCAGATCATCGCCGCCACGCCGGTGCCGGTGCTGCGCCAGTACCTCACGGTGAAGCTGGTCGACAACTACGCATCGGCGCTCAGCTCGCCGTTCGTCAACGCCCAGTTCGCGTACCGAGGCAGGGCGCTGCAGGGGCTGGAGGCGAACCGCCCCCGCTGGAAGCGCGGCGTGGGCCTGGTGGAGGGCGCGCTCGGCGAGGCCGCCGGCCGCCTGTACGTGCAGCGCAACTTCCGCCCCGAGAGCCGCGCGCGGATGCAGGAGCTGGTGGCCAACCTGCGCTCCGCCTTCCAGACGTCCATCGACTCGCTGGAGTGGATGAGCCCGGCGACCAAGGTGCAGGCGCAGGCCAAGCTGGCGAAGTTCAACGTCAAGATCGGCTACCCCGACCAGTGGCGTGACTACTCGGCGCTCGAGATCCGCCCGGGTGACCTGGCGGGCAACCTGCGCCGCATCGCCGGGTTCGGCCACAACCGCATGATCCGCCGCCTGGGCCAGCCCATCGACCGCGGCGAGTGGGGGATGACCCCGCAGACGGTGAACGCGTACTACTCGCCGACGATGAACGAGATCGTCTTCCCCGCGGCGATCCTGCAGCCTCCCTTCTTCAACCCGGCCGCCGACGACGCGGTGAACTACGGGGGGATCGGGACGGTGATCGGCCACGAGATCAGCCACGGCTTCGACGACCAGGGCCGCCGCTCGGACGGCGAGGGGAACCTGCGCGACTGGTGGACCGAGGCGGACAATGAGGCGTTCAAGCAGCGTGCGGACGTGCTGGTGGCGCAGTACGGCGCCTACAGCCCGGCGCCGGGCCTCACCCTCAACGGCCGCCTCACCCTGGGCGAGAACATCGGCGACCTGAGCGGCATCGCGATGGCTTACCGCGCCTACAAGAAGTCGCTGAACGGCCGCGAGGCCCCGGTGATCGACGGCCTCACGGGCGACCAGCGCTTCTTCATCGGCTTCGCGCAGATCTGGCGCACGCTGATGCGCGAGGACGCGCTGCGGCAGCAGGTGATGACCGACCCGCACTCGCCGGGCGAGTACCGCACCAACGGCGTCCTCCGCAACATCCCGGAGTTCTACGCCGCCTTCAACGTCCAGCCCGGCGACAAGATGTACCTGCCGCCGGAGCAACGCGTGAGGATCTGGTAA
- a CDS encoding glycosyltransferase, whose product MHVIPTVGVGGAEQVTLSLAQHAAAAGHDVSLVVSFRVDAPCREAESLHPGVRVEYVNAAAGFVLLRYVRALGWAWRNRSRLAGLDVVHGHLTYGAFVCLAIRTVLGLRSRRPTLVNTWHGVGGVTGWKRWANARLAACADGLALVASEPFWERFRATHRALHVRTIFNGSARRTEPVSPAARAAYRGQLGIPEECPLVVGTVSRLHAERRPWLFVEVAARIAAILGDRVHFVLAGDGPHAAQVHASIASHGLQGRVHVTGPLESPSLPLSVMSLYLTASAGSMPGIAALEAVLAGVPALAFQAVPGYEATPADWIWSTHEPHALAQKAAVLLRDPDAMRALGARQEQHARANHSVQIMAEAYYDFYSATVAARSGAWSLRPSLAGSSPDGGAREGVRAATPLRS is encoded by the coding sequence ATGCACGTGATCCCCACCGTGGGTGTGGGCGGTGCCGAGCAGGTCACCCTCTCGCTGGCGCAGCACGCGGCGGCCGCCGGGCACGACGTCTCGCTCGTGGTGAGCTTCCGCGTGGACGCGCCCTGCCGCGAGGCCGAAAGCCTCCACCCGGGCGTGCGGGTGGAGTACGTGAACGCCGCTGCCGGGTTCGTCCTGCTCCGCTACGTGCGCGCGCTCGGCTGGGCGTGGCGCAACCGGTCTCGCCTGGCCGGGCTGGACGTGGTGCACGGGCACCTCACCTACGGGGCGTTCGTGTGCCTCGCGATACGGACGGTGCTCGGGCTGCGCTCCAGGCGTCCAACGCTGGTGAACACCTGGCACGGGGTGGGGGGCGTGACGGGGTGGAAGCGGTGGGCCAACGCGCGCCTGGCCGCCTGCGCGGACGGGCTGGCGCTGGTGGCGAGCGAACCGTTCTGGGAGCGGTTCCGCGCGACGCACCGGGCTCTCCACGTCCGCACGATCTTCAACGGAAGCGCAAGGAGGACCGAACCGGTTTCCCCCGCAGCGCGGGCCGCGTACCGCGGGCAGCTCGGGATTCCCGAAGAGTGCCCGCTGGTGGTGGGTACGGTCAGCCGGCTGCACGCGGAGCGCCGGCCCTGGCTGTTCGTGGAGGTCGCCGCCCGCATCGCGGCCATCCTGGGCGACCGGGTGCACTTCGTACTGGCGGGGGACGGGCCGCACGCCGCCCAGGTGCACGCGTCCATCGCCTCGCACGGCCTGCAGGGCCGGGTGCACGTGACCGGACCGCTGGAATCGCCGAGCCTTCCGCTCTCCGTCATGAGCCTGTACCTCACGGCATCCGCGGGCTCCATGCCCGGCATCGCCGCGCTGGAGGCGGTGCTCGCGGGGGTGCCGGCGCTCGCGTTCCAGGCGGTTCCGGGGTACGAGGCCACGCCCGCGGACTGGATCTGGTCCACCCACGAGCCTCACGCACTCGCGCAGAAAGCGGCGGTGCTGTTGAGGGATCCGGATGCGATGCGGGCGCTTGGAGCCCGCCAGGAGCAGCACGCACGGGCGAACCACTCCGTGCAGATCATGGCGGAGGCGTACTACGACTTCTACAGCGCCACCGTAGCGGCACGGAGTGGAGCGTGGTCCCTGCGCCCCTCTCTGGCGGGATCTTCGCCGGACGGCGGCGCTCGCGAGGGTGTCAGAGCGGCGACACCACTCCGTTCCTGA
- a CDS encoding N-acetylmuramoyl-L-alanine amidase translates to MRNVRTLAVVLSAAAALAACDAPTRSARTEQPAEATAGRLDPMFARAASEFTVPVELLKAVAFTETGWQFARGEHSDLEGMPAAYGIFALRGERLERGAQLAGVTLEAAQTDVESSIRAGAALLRAEGEALRVAGSDLGAWAPAVASFSGISNNEAQAEYVHSGVFRALREGVTDVPHATLAARPGVRAALAPPIGGPRLTTEYGPAIWSASPNYTAGRSYSLALVVIHTCAGNYSGCWSWLTNPSSGVSAHYVVGQTDIGGGVTEVRQLVDEDNTAWHVGKYWQGYPTNPRSVGIEHGGFSYGSNGYGPWPAVQYNTSVKLTCDVVKSRGIIRDRDHIIGHYQPDPVNRAHDPGQGFPWADYMSKINTCVSGSTGGTAIVVDSHAGTSGTTARFSASSNWISSAGTAGYYGSGYYYASTAAISDAANFEFYLPAAATKAVSAWWTSGTNRSASAPFIMYNASGTEVGRRSANQQAGGGAWQSLGSYSFSAGWNRVSLSRWTTEGYVVIADAVKVE, encoded by the coding sequence ATGCGAAACGTGCGTACCCTGGCAGTCGTCCTCAGCGCCGCAGCGGCACTGGCCGCCTGCGATGCCCCAACCCGCTCGGCCAGGACCGAGCAGCCGGCGGAGGCCACCGCCGGCCGGCTCGACCCCATGTTCGCGCGCGCCGCGAGCGAGTTCACGGTCCCGGTGGAGCTGCTCAAGGCGGTCGCCTTCACCGAGACCGGCTGGCAGTTCGCCCGCGGCGAGCACAGCGACCTGGAGGGGATGCCGGCCGCGTACGGCATCTTCGCGCTTCGCGGCGAGCGGCTGGAGCGCGGCGCCCAGCTCGCCGGGGTGACCCTGGAGGCGGCGCAGACGGACGTGGAGTCCAGCATCCGCGCCGGCGCGGCGCTGCTGCGCGCCGAAGGCGAGGCGCTGCGCGTGGCCGGCTCCGACCTGGGCGCCTGGGCGCCGGCGGTGGCGAGCTTCAGCGGCATCTCGAACAACGAGGCCCAGGCGGAGTACGTGCACAGCGGCGTCTTCCGCGCCCTGCGCGAGGGCGTGACCGACGTGCCGCACGCCACCCTGGCCGCGCGCCCCGGCGTGCGCGCCGCGCTGGCCCCGCCGATCGGCGGCCCGCGCCTCACCACCGAGTACGGCCCGGCCATCTGGAGCGCGTCGCCCAACTACACGGCGGGCCGCTCCTACTCGCTCGCGCTGGTGGTGATCCACACCTGCGCCGGCAACTACAGCGGCTGCTGGAGCTGGTTGACGAACCCGTCGTCCGGCGTGTCCGCGCACTACGTGGTGGGCCAGACGGACATCGGCGGCGGCGTGACCGAGGTGCGCCAGCTGGTGGACGAGGACAACACCGCCTGGCACGTGGGCAAGTACTGGCAGGGCTACCCCACCAACCCGCGTTCGGTGGGCATCGAGCACGGCGGCTTCTCGTACGGCAGCAACGGCTACGGCCCGTGGCCGGCGGTGCAGTACAACACCTCGGTCAAGCTGACCTGCGACGTCGTCAAGAGCCGCGGCATCATCCGTGACCGCGACCACATCATCGGCCACTACCAGCCGGACCCGGTGAACCGCGCGCACGACCCCGGCCAGGGCTTCCCCTGGGCGGACTACATGAGCAAGATCAACACGTGCGTGAGCGGCTCCACGGGCGGCACGGCCATCGTCGTGGACAGCCACGCCGGCACGAGCGGCACCACGGCCCGCTTCTCGGCATCGTCCAACTGGATCTCGTCCGCGGGTACGGCCGGCTACTACGGCTCGGGCTACTACTACGCGAGCACCGCCGCGATCAGCGATGCGGCGAACTTCGAGTTCTACCTGCCGGCGGCGGCCACCAAGGCCGTGTCCGCGTGGTGGACCTCGGGCACCAACCGCTCGGCGAGCGCGCCGTTCATCATGTACAACGCCAGCGGCACGGAAGTCGGGCGGCGCTCGGCGAACCAGCAGGCGGGCGGCGGCGCCTGGCAGTCGCTGGGCAGCTACTCCTTCTCGGCCGGCTGGAACCGGGTCTCGCTTTCCCGCTGGACCACCGAGGGGTACGTGGTGATCGCGGACGCGGTGAAGGTCGAGTAG
- a CDS encoding DUF2277 domain-containing protein, with translation MCRNIKTLANFEPAATDDEVRAAALQFVRKVSGTTHPSRANEEAFNRAVEEITVSARRLIDSIETKSSPRNREEESRKARLQAAMRFGTPA, from the coding sequence ATGTGCCGAAACATCAAGACTCTGGCCAACTTCGAGCCAGCCGCGACCGATGATGAGGTGCGCGCCGCCGCACTTCAGTTCGTCCGGAAAGTGAGCGGGACAACCCACCCTTCACGGGCGAACGAAGAGGCCTTCAATCGGGCGGTGGAGGAGATCACGGTGAGCGCTCGGCGACTCATCGACTCCATCGAGACGAAGTCCTCGCCGCGGAACCGCGAGGAGGAGTCACGGAAGGCGCGGTTGCAGGCGGCGATGCGCTTCGGCACCCCTGCCTGA
- a CDS encoding RES family NAD+ phosphorylase, with amino-acid sequence MPARSYRIARSPYGDLSGEGARLYGGRWNRPGLPAVYTASSRALSVLEMLVHLQPRRVPRDPQLFTVEIPDDIPSETLAADTFPADWRAIGSSFCLDAGDEWLRGMNEAVLWVPSAVVPDEYNAILNPNHPDAARIRVVHRQPFEFDPRLMSLGGVSLGDN; translated from the coding sequence ATGCCCGCTCGGTCGTATCGGATCGCACGCTCCCCGTACGGCGACCTGAGCGGTGAGGGCGCTCGGCTCTACGGCGGACGGTGGAATCGTCCGGGACTCCCGGCGGTGTACACCGCGAGCAGCCGAGCCCTGTCGGTCCTGGAAATGCTGGTTCACCTTCAGCCGCGGCGCGTACCACGCGATCCCCAGCTCTTCACGGTTGAGATACCGGACGACATCCCAAGCGAGACTCTCGCCGCTGACACCTTCCCGGCCGACTGGAGGGCGATCGGATCGTCGTTCTGCCTGGACGCCGGTGACGAGTGGCTGCGCGGGATGAATGAGGCGGTGCTCTGGGTGCCGTCCGCCGTCGTGCCAGACGAGTACAACGCGATCCTCAACCCGAACCACCCTGACGCGGCGCGCATTCGGGTCGTGCACCGGCAGCCGTTCGAGTTCGATCCGCGGCTCATGTCGCTTGGTGGCGTGAGTCTGGGCGACAACTGA
- a CDS encoding antitoxin Xre/MbcA/ParS toxin-binding domain-containing protein, with translation MAVMTYMEMLGGSAVVGTRVKTPLEWVGVLESGFPTQSVDAVIEAGVLSREEAEDLVIPRRTLSHRKQREQHLTLEESDRLARIVRVSARAFETFGDEDDARGWLRDPNGALGGATPLSLLRTGEGAVLVEQILGRIDHGIFT, from the coding sequence ATGGCGGTGATGACGTATATGGAAATGCTCGGGGGCTCTGCCGTGGTCGGCACCAGGGTGAAGACGCCGCTCGAGTGGGTGGGGGTTCTCGAAAGCGGCTTCCCGACGCAGAGTGTCGATGCGGTGATCGAGGCGGGTGTCCTCAGCCGTGAGGAGGCGGAGGACCTCGTCATCCCGCGCCGCACCCTGTCGCACAGGAAGCAGCGGGAGCAGCACCTGACGCTGGAGGAATCGGACCGTCTGGCGCGGATCGTCCGGGTCAGCGCGCGCGCATTCGAGACTTTTGGAGATGAGGACGACGCTCGGGGGTGGCTGCGGGACCCGAACGGGGCACTGGGCGGTGCGACGCCGCTCTCACTGCTGCGCACGGGCGAGGGGGCCGTGCTCGTGGAGCAGATCCTGGGACGGATCGATCACGGCATCTTTACCTGA
- a CDS encoding META domain-containing protein, which yields MCVHRRICVGVLATAVFVVGGAACAEQRSPSRREEVPADTARTTPEATFRAQLGRTWELTRLGDQDIPVSRKTGIVRPGRHPGPGSRPTLRFTSESAADMTGDSRSLQAGGWSFCNGYGMAYVLGPGDQLGFRHFQSTLVGCDGPDSLETRYFRALANTRRFKMDAATLTLLAGDGSRLTFVPASDSATNLPR from the coding sequence ATGTGCGTCCATCGCCGGATTTGCGTTGGCGTTCTCGCGACGGCCGTCTTCGTCGTAGGCGGGGCTGCATGCGCAGAACAGCGCTCGCCTTCCAGGCGCGAGGAAGTTCCAGCGGATACAGCGAGGACGACTCCTGAGGCCACCTTTCGCGCCCAGCTCGGCCGCACGTGGGAGCTCACGCGGCTGGGCGATCAGGACATCCCCGTCTCTCGCAAAACCGGCATAGTACGACCGGGCAGGCATCCGGGTCCCGGCAGCCGGCCGACGCTCCGCTTTACCTCAGAGTCAGCCGCGGACATGACGGGAGACTCCAGATCGCTGCAGGCAGGGGGATGGAGCTTCTGCAACGGCTATGGGATGGCGTACGTGCTGGGGCCAGGTGACCAGCTTGGCTTCCGCCACTTCCAGAGCACGCTGGTCGGCTGCGATGGGCCGGATTCGCTCGAAACGCGATACTTCCGTGCGCTCGCCAACACGCGCCGCTTCAAGATGGATGCGGCGACGCTCACCCTGCTTGCCGGGGACGGTAGCCGCCTCACATTCGTTCCTGCTTCCGATTCGGCCACAAACCTGCCCCGATAG
- a CDS encoding SMI1/KNR4 family protein, which produces MMIQYEDLLNRLRTSVSDDVSAGEPVSADEIAEAEHRLQVSFPRSYRRFLEVLGALDVPPVEVFGAGAAGVFPVVEESVRWRDEGVVPATAVVIEIDGVEGDPVGFVPSADGAEPAIVRWEAVALRRSPRISVTTCRIWWAICCRKKGMLPPDESSIRPGASAAPAARWRRIARR; this is translated from the coding sequence ATGATGATTCAGTACGAGGACCTGCTTAACCGCCTTCGGACCTCCGTGTCCGATGACGTCTCGGCAGGCGAGCCCGTGAGCGCCGACGAGATCGCCGAAGCGGAGCACCGCCTGCAGGTGAGCTTCCCGCGCAGCTACCGGCGTTTTCTCGAGGTGCTGGGAGCGCTCGACGTGCCGCCAGTCGAGGTATTCGGAGCCGGCGCCGCGGGAGTGTTTCCCGTGGTCGAGGAGTCGGTGCGGTGGCGCGACGAGGGAGTGGTTCCCGCTACAGCCGTGGTCATCGAGATCGACGGAGTGGAAGGAGATCCCGTCGGGTTCGTTCCGTCCGCGGACGGCGCCGAGCCCGCGATCGTGCGCTGGGAAGCGGTCGCGCTACGCCGATCGCCACGGATTTCGGTGACTACCTGTCGAATCTGGTGGGCGATCTGCTGCCGCAAGAAAGGGATGCTTCCGCCGGACGAATCTTCGATCCGCCCTGGGGCCAGCGCCGCGCCGGCGGCTCGTTGGAGGCGGATCGCAAGGAGGTGA
- a CDS encoding tetratricopeptide repeat protein, with amino-acid sequence MIGIRWKLLLLALTVAPVSAQERLPERPALPRGADPNSWESYFDLGMRHMPGMPSRAEAAFYWASRLDPSRAEPLYARWAVFHLHDLGRWERYLDDDPRVLRRSEVLRADSLRWHAYRRNPFVHRGLDLLLIDQLPGRWGGDRVTQAWIAYGAGNFARAAEEFGRIANRNPRFAYWAVLANVSASRFPEATLHLDSLLARARREETRRLVRPDESKEMIEYALGLLHRARNNKAEAAAAMQRALLENLAFYPARVQLGEMALEEGRFAEAVDELEQAAEIAPDDGYLQYRLGAALLLAGKSAEAVSALRSASRLEPYYAAVDLLLGAALERAGDTSAAKEAYSRYLLRAPRDARLERERAERWLAQHLGGS; translated from the coding sequence ATGATCGGCATTCGCTGGAAGCTCCTGCTGCTGGCGCTCACCGTCGCTCCGGTTTCAGCCCAGGAGCGGCTGCCGGAGCGCCCCGCGCTTCCCCGGGGCGCGGATCCCAACTCATGGGAATCCTACTTCGACCTGGGGATGCGTCACATGCCCGGCATGCCTTCGCGAGCGGAGGCAGCATTCTACTGGGCGTCCCGGCTCGACCCCTCCCGAGCCGAGCCCCTGTACGCGAGATGGGCCGTATTTCACCTGCACGACCTCGGACGCTGGGAACGCTACCTGGATGACGACCCGCGCGTGCTCAGGCGCAGCGAGGTGCTGCGCGCGGATTCGCTGCGCTGGCACGCCTACCGGCGCAACCCTTTCGTGCACCGGGGCCTGGACCTGTTGCTGATCGACCAGCTGCCGGGGCGCTGGGGCGGCGATCGAGTCACGCAGGCGTGGATCGCGTACGGTGCGGGGAACTTTGCGCGCGCTGCCGAGGAGTTCGGCCGCATCGCGAACCGCAACCCGCGGTTCGCGTACTGGGCCGTGCTGGCGAATGTCTCCGCGAGCCGGTTCCCCGAAGCCACCCTCCACCTGGACTCGCTGCTGGCACGTGCCCGCAGGGAGGAGACCCGGCGCCTCGTGCGCCCCGACGAGTCCAAGGAGATGATCGAGTACGCCCTCGGGCTCCTGCACCGTGCCCGCAACAACAAGGCTGAAGCCGCGGCGGCGATGCAGCGGGCCCTGCTGGAAAACCTGGCGTTCTACCCGGCACGGGTGCAGCTGGGTGAGATGGCGCTCGAAGAAGGGCGCTTCGCCGAGGCCGTCGATGAGCTGGAGCAGGCGGCGGAGATCGCGCCAGATGACGGCTACCTGCAGTACCGGCTCGGGGCAGCGTTGCTGCTGGCCGGCAAGTCAGCCGAGGCGGTGAGCGCGTTGCGCAGCGCCAGCCGCCTGGAGCCATACTACGCCGCGGTCGACCTCCTCCTTGGCGCCGCCCTTGAGCGCGCCGGCGACACATCCGCCGCGAAGGAGGCGTACAGCCGATATCTCTTGCGCGCACCCCGAGATGCCAGGTTAGAGCGGGAGCGCGCGGAGCGGTGGCTGGCACAGCATCTGGGTGGCTCCTGA
- a CDS encoding OsmC family peroxiredoxin, whose protein sequence is MASFARSAVLEWTGDVARGTGRIAAGSGTFEAGATFPRIAGEPAGATTPEELLAAAHATCFGIGLRSVLARRGGTATRVRVTATVTAEKGGGRIRVDASHLEGVVEGLAGVEPAALDEIARAAEEACTISTVIRPTVQVTVRVRSASA, encoded by the coding sequence ATGGCTTCCTTCGCTCGTTCAGCGGTACTGGAGTGGACTGGTGACGTGGCGCGGGGGACCGGTCGAATCGCCGCTGGCTCCGGCACGTTCGAGGCCGGGGCGACGTTTCCGCGCATCGCCGGCGAGCCCGCGGGCGCGACGACGCCGGAGGAGCTGCTCGCCGCCGCGCACGCGACCTGCTTCGGGATCGGGCTGCGTTCCGTGCTCGCCCGGCGCGGCGGAACGGCGACAAGGGTGCGGGTGACGGCGACCGTCACGGCCGAGAAGGGCGGCGGCCGTATCCGGGTGGACGCCTCGCACCTGGAAGGCGTGGTGGAAGGGCTGGCCGGGGTAGAGCCGGCCGCACTGGACGAGATCGCGCGCGCGGCTGAGGAGGCGTGTACGATCTCGACCGTGATCCGCCCGACGGTCCAGGTTACCGTCCGCGTGCGGTCGGCATCCGCGTGA
- a CDS encoding DUF2200 domain-containing protein translates to MTRHRIYTTSFASVYPHYIAKAEKKGRTKAEVDEIIRWLTGYRQDELEARLEQRTDFETFFAEASRLNPSRALIKGVVCGVRVEAVEEPIMREIRYLDKLIDELAKGKAMEKILRKP, encoded by the coding sequence ATGACCAGGCATCGCATCTACACTACGAGTTTCGCGAGCGTCTATCCCCATTATATCGCAAAGGCGGAGAAAAAAGGGCGTACGAAAGCGGAAGTCGATGAAATCATCCGCTGGCTGACAGGATACCGCCAGGACGAGCTGGAGGCCCGGCTCGAACAGCGAACGGACTTCGAGACCTTCTTCGCGGAAGCGTCTCGACTGAATCCGTCGCGCGCCTTGATAAAGGGCGTGGTCTGCGGCGTCCGGGTGGAGGCTGTCGAAGAACCCATCATGAGAGAAATCCGCTATCTGGACAAGCTGATCGATGAACTGGCAAAGGGCAAAGCAATGGAGAAGATCCTGCGGAAACCATAG
- a CDS encoding erythromycin esterase family protein, translating to MPPTKPIRTWHTRRLLALLALQCLFVAPASAQSGASSTPEARVVEAVCHKQIVVLGELPSHGEARGFQAKARIAQRLIERCGFDAVLFEAAIYDFIGLQQAAAQRRATPLQVDNAIGRFWWTRELADWRRWMFRRAAAGTLVLGGLDDQVSATSEYARATLPGLVAASSGAECEQAVTRNLYWRYDAAHPFDEPERVRLHRCARAAADALAMRRTGTPEQVMAENLAGYFHRQLAPAEARNRDEVMYRNFVWQSGRMPRGSKWIVWTATVHAARRQGSLTHKPLGAWLAERWGDRVAVIGFSALAGRSSRARMPSEALPEAPPGSLEARALGTRAASAYLDRRALRRIGSAPSRLFGGFTSADWSTHFDGVVVFREEVAPVFEFSP from the coding sequence ATGCCACCCACCAAACCGATCCGCACCTGGCACACACGGCGACTCCTCGCGCTGCTGGCGCTGCAATGCCTGTTCGTGGCGCCAGCCTCGGCGCAGTCGGGCGCATCGTCCACGCCGGAGGCACGCGTGGTGGAGGCGGTATGCCACAAGCAGATCGTCGTGCTGGGGGAGCTGCCCAGCCACGGCGAGGCGCGCGGGTTCCAGGCAAAGGCGCGCATCGCGCAGCGGCTGATCGAGCGGTGCGGCTTCGACGCGGTGCTCTTTGAAGCAGCCATCTACGACTTCATCGGCTTACAGCAGGCGGCGGCGCAGCGCCGGGCCACGCCGCTGCAGGTCGACAATGCGATCGGCCGCTTCTGGTGGACGCGCGAGCTGGCGGACTGGCGCCGGTGGATGTTCCGGCGCGCGGCCGCGGGCACGCTGGTGCTGGGCGGTCTGGACGACCAGGTGAGCGCGACGTCGGAGTACGCACGCGCCACGCTGCCGGGCCTGGTGGCCGCATCGTCAGGCGCCGAGTGCGAGCAGGCGGTCACCAGGAACCTGTACTGGCGCTACGACGCGGCGCACCCGTTCGACGAGCCGGAGCGCGTGCGCCTCCACCGCTGCGCGCGCGCCGCCGCGGACGCCCTCGCCATGCGCCGCACCGGCACGCCCGAGCAGGTGATGGCCGAGAACCTGGCCGGCTACTTCCACCGCCAGCTCGCCCCGGCCGAAGCGCGCAACCGTGACGAGGTGATGTACCGCAACTTCGTCTGGCAGAGCGGGCGCATGCCCCGCGGCAGCAAGTGGATCGTCTGGACGGCGACGGTGCACGCGGCACGCCGGCAGGGGAGCCTGACCCACAAGCCGCTCGGCGCCTGGCTGGCCGAGCGGTGGGGCGATCGCGTTGCCGTCATCGGCTTCAGCGCGCTCGCGGGGCGGTCGTCCAGGGCGCGAATGCCCAGCGAGGCGCTTCCGGAGGCGCCGCCGGGCTCGTTGGAAGCCCGTGCGCTCGGCACGCGCGCTGCCTCGGCCTATCTCGACCGGCGAGCGCTGCGCCGGATCGGCAGCGCACCGTCGCGGCTCTTTGGCGGGTTCACGTCGGCCGACTGGTCCACCCACTTCGACGGGGTGGTCGTTTTTCGCGAAGAGGTCGCCCCCGTGTTCGAGTTCTCACCGTAA